A window of the Lepus europaeus isolate LE1 chromosome 5, mLepTim1.pri, whole genome shotgun sequence genome harbors these coding sequences:
- the KIF2C gene encoding kinesin-like protein KIF2C isoform X1 yields MPMESSLPARLFPGLTIKIQRSNGLIHSAVIRTVSLEKSCISVEWTEGGTTKGKEIDFDDVAAINPELLQLLPLHPKDNLPLQENVTVQKQKRRSVNSKIPAPKEGLRSRSTRMSTVSEVCIAAQENDMEVELPVSANSRKQFSAPAGPPRPSCPAVAEIPLTMVSEEVEEQVHSNRGSSSANTVNPVRRKSCLVKEMERMKNKREEKRAQNSEMRIKRAQEYDTSFPNWEFARMIKEFRATLECHPLTVTDPIEEHRICVCVRKRPLNKQELAKKEIDVISVPSKCLVLVHEPRLKVDLTKYLENQAFCFDFAFDETVSNEVVYRFTARPLVQTIFEGGKATCFAYGQTGSGKTHTMGGDLAGKGQNASKGIYAMASRDVFLLKNQPRYRNLGLEVYVTFFEIYNGKLFDLLNKKAKLRVLEDGKQQVQVVGLQEHLVNSADDVIRMIDMGSTCRTSGQTFANSNSSRSHACFQILLRAKGRMHGKFSLVDLAGNERGADTSSADRQTRMEGAEINKSLLALKECIRALGQNKAHTPFRESKLTQVLRDSFIGENSRTCMIAMISPGISSCEYTLNTLRYADRVKELSPHSGPSGEQPTQMETEEMEASSKGARIASNFSNEEEELSSQMSSFNEAMTQIRELEERAVEELKEIIQQGPGWLELSEMTEQPDYDLETFVNKAESALAQQAKHFSALRDVIKALRVAMQLEEQASRQISNKKRPQ; encoded by the exons ATGCCCATGGAGTCATCGCTTCCGGCGCGCCTGTTTCCCGGTCTCACCATCAAGATCCAACGCAGTAATG GCTTGATACACAGTGCCGTCATAAGGACTGTGAGCTTGGAGAAATCTTGCATTTCAGTGGAGTGGACAGAAGGAGGTACCACAAAGGGCAAAGAG ATTGATTTTGATGATGTGGCTGCAATAAACCCAGAACTCTTACAGCTTCTTCCCTTACACCCGAAGGACAATCTGCCCCTGCAGGAAAATGTAACAGTCCAG aaacAAAAACGCAGATCAGTCAACTCCAAAATTCCTGCTCCAAAAGAAG GTCTTCGAAGCCGCTCCACTCGCATGTCCACTGTCTCAGAGGTTTGCATCGCCGCTCAGGAGAATGACATGGAAGTGGAGCTTCCTGTGTCTGCAAACTCTCGCAAGCAGTTTTCAGCTCCTG CTGGCCCCCCTAGGCCCTCCTGCCCTGCAGTGGCTGAAATACCATTGACGATGGTCAGCGAGGAGGTGGAAGAGCAGGTGCATTCCAACCGAGGCAGCTCCTCTGCAAACACTGTGAACCCAG TTCGACGGAAATCATGTCTTGTGAAGGAAATGGAAAGAATGAAGAACAAGCGAGAAGAGAAGAGGGCCCAGAACTCTGAAATGAGAATAAAGCGGGCACAG GAGTACGATACCAGCTTTCCAAACTGGGAATTTGCCCGGATGATTAAAGAATTTCGGGCTACTTTGGAATGTCATCCACTTACTGTGACCGACCCT ATTGAAGAGCACAGGATATGTGTCTGCGTTAGGAAACGCCCGCTGAATAAACAAG AACTGGCCAAGAAGGAAATTGATGTGATTTCCGTTCCTAGCAAGTGTCTTGTCTTGGTACATGAACCCAGATTAAAAGTGGACTTAACAAAGTATCTGGAGAACCAAGCATTCTGCTTTGACTTTGCATTTGATGAAACAGTTTCAAATGAAGTTGTCTACag ATTCACAGCAAGGCCACTGGTACAGACAATTTTTGAAGGGGGAAAAGCAACTTGCTTTGCATATGGCCAGACAGGAAGTGGCAAGACACAT ACTATGGGTGGAGACCTAGCTGGTAAAGGCCAGAATGCATCGAAAGGGATCTACGCCATGGCCT CCCGAGATGTCTTCCTGCTGAAGAATCAGCCTCGCTACCGAAACCTGGGCCTAGAAGTCTATGTGACGTTCTTTGAGATCTACAATGGAAAG CTGTTCGACTTGCTCAACAAGAAGGCCAAACTGCGTGTGCTGGAAGATGGCAAGCAACAAGTGCAGGTGGTGGGGCTGCAGGAGCACCTGGTCAACTCCGCTGATGATGTCATCAGGATGATCGACATGGGCAGCACCTGCAG GACCTCTGGGCAGACATTTGCCAACTCCAACTCCTCCCGGTCCCATGCCTGCTTCCAGATTCTTCTTCGAGCCAAAGGGAGAATGCATGGCAAATTCTCTTTGGTGGATCTGGCAGGGAATGAGCGAGGTGCTGACACTTCTAGCGCTGACCGGCAGACTCGCATGGAGGGTGCAGAAATTAACAAGAGTCTCCTGGCCCTGAAG GAGTGCATCAGGGCCCTGGGACAGAACAAGGCTCATACCCCGTTCCGCGAGAGCAAGCTGACGCAGGTGCTCAGGGACTCCTTTATCGGGGAAAACTCAAGGACTTGCATG ATTGCCATGATCTCACCGGGCATAAGCTCCTGTGAATATACCTTAAACACACTCCGATATGCAGACAG GGTCAAGGAACTGAGTCCCCACAGTGGACCCAGTGGAGAGCAGCCAACTCAGATGGAAACAGAAGAGATGGAAGCCAGCTCTAAGGGGGCCCGGATTGCAAGCAAC TTCTCCAATGAAGAGGAGGAACTGTCTTCCCAGATGTCCAGCTTTAATGAAGCCATGACTcagatcagggagctggaagagaGGGCTGTGGAAGAGCTCAAGGAGATTATACAG CAAGGACCAGGCTGGCTTGAGCTCTCCGAGATGACCGAGCAGCCAGACTATGACCTGGAGACTTTTGTGAACAAAGCGGAATCTGCCCTGGCCCAGCAAGCCAAGCACTTCTCGGCTCTGCGAG ATGTCATCAAGGCTTTGCGTGTGGCCATGCAGCTGGAAGAGCAGGCCAGCAGACAGATAAGCAACAAGAAACGGCCCCAGTGA
- the KIF2C gene encoding kinesin-like protein KIF2C isoform X2 gives MPMESSLPARLFPGLTIKIQRSNGLIHSAVIRTVSLEKSCISVEWTEGGTTKGKEIDFDDVAAINPELLQLLPLHPKDNLPLQENVTVQKQKRRSVNSKIPAPKEGLRSRSTRMSTVSEVCIAAQENDMEVELPVSANSRKQFSAPVRRKSCLVKEMERMKNKREEKRAQNSEMRIKRAQEYDTSFPNWEFARMIKEFRATLECHPLTVTDPIEEHRICVCVRKRPLNKQELAKKEIDVISVPSKCLVLVHEPRLKVDLTKYLENQAFCFDFAFDETVSNEVVYRFTARPLVQTIFEGGKATCFAYGQTGSGKTHTMGGDLAGKGQNASKGIYAMASRDVFLLKNQPRYRNLGLEVYVTFFEIYNGKLFDLLNKKAKLRVLEDGKQQVQVVGLQEHLVNSADDVIRMIDMGSTCRTSGQTFANSNSSRSHACFQILLRAKGRMHGKFSLVDLAGNERGADTSSADRQTRMEGAEINKSLLALKECIRALGQNKAHTPFRESKLTQVLRDSFIGENSRTCMIAMISPGISSCEYTLNTLRYADRVKELSPHSGPSGEQPTQMETEEMEASSKGARIASNFSNEEEELSSQMSSFNEAMTQIRELEERAVEELKEIIQQGPGWLELSEMTEQPDYDLETFVNKAESALAQQAKHFSALRDVIKALRVAMQLEEQASRQISNKKRPQ, from the exons ATGCCCATGGAGTCATCGCTTCCGGCGCGCCTGTTTCCCGGTCTCACCATCAAGATCCAACGCAGTAATG GCTTGATACACAGTGCCGTCATAAGGACTGTGAGCTTGGAGAAATCTTGCATTTCAGTGGAGTGGACAGAAGGAGGTACCACAAAGGGCAAAGAG ATTGATTTTGATGATGTGGCTGCAATAAACCCAGAACTCTTACAGCTTCTTCCCTTACACCCGAAGGACAATCTGCCCCTGCAGGAAAATGTAACAGTCCAG aaacAAAAACGCAGATCAGTCAACTCCAAAATTCCTGCTCCAAAAGAAG GTCTTCGAAGCCGCTCCACTCGCATGTCCACTGTCTCAGAGGTTTGCATCGCCGCTCAGGAGAATGACATGGAAGTGGAGCTTCCTGTGTCTGCAAACTCTCGCAAGCAGTTTTCAGCTCCTG TTCGACGGAAATCATGTCTTGTGAAGGAAATGGAAAGAATGAAGAACAAGCGAGAAGAGAAGAGGGCCCAGAACTCTGAAATGAGAATAAAGCGGGCACAG GAGTACGATACCAGCTTTCCAAACTGGGAATTTGCCCGGATGATTAAAGAATTTCGGGCTACTTTGGAATGTCATCCACTTACTGTGACCGACCCT ATTGAAGAGCACAGGATATGTGTCTGCGTTAGGAAACGCCCGCTGAATAAACAAG AACTGGCCAAGAAGGAAATTGATGTGATTTCCGTTCCTAGCAAGTGTCTTGTCTTGGTACATGAACCCAGATTAAAAGTGGACTTAACAAAGTATCTGGAGAACCAAGCATTCTGCTTTGACTTTGCATTTGATGAAACAGTTTCAAATGAAGTTGTCTACag ATTCACAGCAAGGCCACTGGTACAGACAATTTTTGAAGGGGGAAAAGCAACTTGCTTTGCATATGGCCAGACAGGAAGTGGCAAGACACAT ACTATGGGTGGAGACCTAGCTGGTAAAGGCCAGAATGCATCGAAAGGGATCTACGCCATGGCCT CCCGAGATGTCTTCCTGCTGAAGAATCAGCCTCGCTACCGAAACCTGGGCCTAGAAGTCTATGTGACGTTCTTTGAGATCTACAATGGAAAG CTGTTCGACTTGCTCAACAAGAAGGCCAAACTGCGTGTGCTGGAAGATGGCAAGCAACAAGTGCAGGTGGTGGGGCTGCAGGAGCACCTGGTCAACTCCGCTGATGATGTCATCAGGATGATCGACATGGGCAGCACCTGCAG GACCTCTGGGCAGACATTTGCCAACTCCAACTCCTCCCGGTCCCATGCCTGCTTCCAGATTCTTCTTCGAGCCAAAGGGAGAATGCATGGCAAATTCTCTTTGGTGGATCTGGCAGGGAATGAGCGAGGTGCTGACACTTCTAGCGCTGACCGGCAGACTCGCATGGAGGGTGCAGAAATTAACAAGAGTCTCCTGGCCCTGAAG GAGTGCATCAGGGCCCTGGGACAGAACAAGGCTCATACCCCGTTCCGCGAGAGCAAGCTGACGCAGGTGCTCAGGGACTCCTTTATCGGGGAAAACTCAAGGACTTGCATG ATTGCCATGATCTCACCGGGCATAAGCTCCTGTGAATATACCTTAAACACACTCCGATATGCAGACAG GGTCAAGGAACTGAGTCCCCACAGTGGACCCAGTGGAGAGCAGCCAACTCAGATGGAAACAGAAGAGATGGAAGCCAGCTCTAAGGGGGCCCGGATTGCAAGCAAC TTCTCCAATGAAGAGGAGGAACTGTCTTCCCAGATGTCCAGCTTTAATGAAGCCATGACTcagatcagggagctggaagagaGGGCTGTGGAAGAGCTCAAGGAGATTATACAG CAAGGACCAGGCTGGCTTGAGCTCTCCGAGATGACCGAGCAGCCAGACTATGACCTGGAGACTTTTGTGAACAAAGCGGAATCTGCCCTGGCCCAGCAAGCCAAGCACTTCTCGGCTCTGCGAG ATGTCATCAAGGCTTTGCGTGTGGCCATGCAGCTGGAAGAGCAGGCCAGCAGACAGATAAGCAACAAGAAACGGCCCCAGTGA